Genomic segment of Candidatus Aegiribacteria sp.:
GACTCAAAACAGCTGGGATGTCCAGCTCTTCCTTGATAGCGGTGTCAGAGATTCATTTGCAAGTCCAAGAATCGCCGACTGGCATGTAGCTCCTTCAGTTGAAACCCTCGATCTTGGAGAATTTGGTTCGTTCAGGGGAATGATAGTACTCGCAAGTTGGTCCAAGGAAAAGGTTTCGACCGGAACACCGTCATATATTCCTATACTGATAAGACATGCAGCTGCGGCTTTAAGCAATGCCTACCTGTTTGAAACCAGCGAGAGAAACTACATCCAGGCTATCTCAGCCCTGGCCAGCGCAGTAGACGCAAAAGACCCTTATACCCATAACCACTCCAGAAATGTTGCCGCATACGTTACCAGAATAGCCTCCCATTTGAAGCTCCCCTCAAGAGAACTCTCTCTTCTGAATAACGCTGCTCTGCTTCATGATATAGGCAAAATTGGAATCCCTGAAATAATACTGAATAAAGAGAGTTCTCTTACAGAGGAAGAATACAACGTTATTAAAACCCATCCTGAAGTCGGTTACAATATTCTACGGCCTGTTACGGCATTCGGTAGCTTTATAAACGCCGTAAGATATCATCACGAGAGGTACGACGGAAAGGGATATCCCGCTGGTCTCTCCGGTCAGGAAATACCTTTTCATGCCAGAATACTGGCTGTTGCGGACTGTTTTGACGCCATGACATCAGACAGGGTGTATCGCAAGTCCCCCGGAATTGACTATGCCATCAAAGAAATAGAGCAAAACGCCGGAACGCAGTTCGATCCGGAAATAGCTGAGGAATTCCTTTCAGTTCTGAAAACGATGACACCTGAAAGTATTGTAGCCGACTACCTTTCGAAGGGATCAAATCAGGTTACATTTTCGTAGAATTCATCGGGTAGAGTTTCCGTTTTTCCTTTATATACGCAAACAGATCGACAGGATGTATATTTGCATCTGAAAACCAAAAATGAGAAAGGGAAGCATATGTCAGATATAATTGATGTTCATGCCCGTCAAATCCTTGATTCAAGGGGAAATCCCACTGTTGAGGCCGAAGTCTTTCTCCTGGGTGGTGGCTGGGGAAGAGCTGCGGTTCCCAGCGGAGCTTCAACGGGAGAACATGAGGCTGTTGAACTCAGAGACGCCGGAGATTCTTTCGGTGGAAAAAGTGTACTCAAGGCTGTTGAGAACATTGAAAAAATTATTGCTCCGGAGATATACGGTCTTTCGGCATTGGATCAGGCCTTAATTGATGAAACAATGATCCGGCTGGATGGAACTCCCAACAAGAACAGGCTTGGAGCGAATGCGACGCTGGCAGTTTCAATGGCTGTATCAAGAGCGGCTGCAAGCCATGTCGGGCTTCCTCTCTACAGGTATCTGGGCGGACCGGGGGCAAGACATCTTCCAGTACCTTTCATGAACATTCTCAACGGAGGAAAGCATGCGTCAAATCCTATAGATCTACAGGAATTCATGATAGTTCCCGCAGGATTTAGTACTTTCAGCAGGGCCCTACAGGCGGGTACAGAGGTGTTCCATGCCCTGAAAAGCAGAGCTTCGTCCATGGGGCTTTCAACCGCTGTAGGTGATGAGGGAGGTCTGGCTCCTGATCTTCCTTCAAACAGTGCCGCTCTTGAACTTATCGTCGAAAGCATTGCCGACGCAGGATACAATGCAGGTGAAAACATTTTTATCGCCCTTGATCCGGCAGCAAGCGAATTTTACAGAGACGCCCGGTATTTCATGCATGGATGTGACCCGGAAGGCCTTACGTCAGATCAAATGGTAGAATACTGGGCTGAACTTATTTCCGAATTCCCAATAGTAAGTATCGAAGACGGTCTGGCTGAAGACGACTGGGAAGGCTGGGCACGGATGACCAGTCTTCTTGGCAACAGGATTCTTATTATCGGTGACGATTTACTGGTGACAAATGAACACAGACTGGCCCGAGCTATCAGAGCCGAATCGGCAAACTCTATTCTCATCAAGCTCAATCAGATCGGAACAGTTACGGAAACAATGAACACTGTGAATCTTGCGCATATGAACGGCTGGAAGGCGGTTGTAAGCCACAGGAGCGGAGAAACAGAGGATACTTATATCAGTGATTTCACCGTAGCAATGAATACCGACCTTCTGAAAACCGGTTCCGCCAGCAGAACTGACAGAGTTGCCAAGTACAATCAACTGTTGCGTATAGAGGAAGAACTCGGCTCTCAGGCGATCTTCAGGGGACCACAAATATTCGAGAACAGCAACAGAGATTGATTTGAACCGACGGGACAGCGGCAGCTGGAGATTGTTCTACGTAATACTTGTTTCCGTCCTTGTTATCGTTGTTGCTATTCTAGTGTTCAACAGACACGGATTCATTGCCCTTGCGGGACTGAAGGGTGATGTTGACAGGATTTCGCGATCAATCGACAGCCTTCGGGCAGAGATAGATTCTCTTGAATCGGAAATAGAGCAACTCATGAGTGATTCTCTTTATCTGGAAAGAATGGTGCGGGAAATCCTTGGCTGGGGCCGCGAAGGTGAACGTATCATAAGATTCTCCATCCCCGACTCAACGGAAGTTCCTTTCTGAATTCCAGGAAATTCCCATGTAGGATATCCTCCGTAGGGAGGAGAGGTGTCACTATTATCGATGAGAACGGCCTGGAGACCAGCGCCAGAGTAGCAGGAAGGGTTTATCATCAAACGCAGCCGGTCGCGGGTGATAATGCTGTCGCGGTTACAACAGATGATATTCCTGTTGTAGAAAGAATTCTCCCCAGATCAGGCATCCTTCAGCGTACATCTCCTATGGGTGCTTCCACACAGATAATCGCAGCCAATGTGGAAATGGTCCTTGTAATCATGTCCATCAAAATGCCTGACTTCAGTGACGGTTTCTTAAACAGAGCCCTGGTCGCTGCCAGTTGGAGGGAACTGAGGGCCACGGTGGTGCTCAATAAAATGGATCTCTGCGGCAGACGGGATGAAAGGCTGGAAAACAGAATTCTTTCGACGTACGGCCGCGAGGGGGCAGGTTATCCTGTATTCATGGTCAGCTGTAAAACCGGTCTTGGTACAGATGAACTGCTTGAACACATCAGAGGATTAACCGTTGTAATGACAGGACCGTCCGGAGCGGGAAAATCTTCCCTGGCGAAACACTTCAATCCAACTCTTAACGTGAAGATAGGAAGCCTTAACCCTAAGACCCGCAAGGGAAGGCATACTACTGTTGCGGCCATGTTCATACCACTTGAAAAGAATACCGGCCTTATCGATACTCCGGGATTGAGGATGTTCTCCATCGATCATCTTCCCCGGCAGGAACTGCAGTTCTGTTTTCCGGAATTCGCGGATTGTATCGGTAACTGCAGATTTCGCGACTGCCTGCACCTTTCCGAACCCGGCTGTGCTGTGAAGTCAAAAGTTGAAGATGGATCCATATCGAAAATGCGCTACAGGATGTACACTGAATTCATGAATGAATAGAATCCTGAGCTATTTCTTTCTGAAGGAGAAATCCCTTCTGATTTCTTTAAACAGCTTCCTCCAGGGTTCCCACTGATCGGGCTTTTTCTCGATGACATCACGGATATTTTCTCTGGCTACCAGGAACCCGAACAGAGAAATGAACGCCAGCAGGAATACCTCCAGTAAAATAAGTATCCTTTTGGGTTTGCTTTTCCATCCGGGGTGTCTCGGTGGATCCAGTACCCTCACCGATGGTTGCTCCCGCTCTTCAGCCACAATTGCCTGCTGCAGACTCATCTTCACTGTATTCGCAAGTTTCAGGGCCATTTCGTAATCCGCACTGAGAACAGCGTATTCAAAACTGATGTCAGAAAAATTCTCGAGGGATATCGCTGGCATAACATCTTCGTATCCAGGAGTTGCTACGCCCAATTCAAGCATGTCTATCACATCCAGCAGTTCAGCGGCTTTCCTTTCCTTAAACAGAATTACAGCGTTTGAAGTACCTGATATTCCCTGCCGAAGGGCTGATATCTCTATTGCAAGTGTAGAGTATTCAGTTTTCAGTGAAGCAAGATGTTCGATAAACTCTGTCATTTCCTGTTCGGGAGCCACAAGGTCATACTCGGCTTCAAAGCTCTCCATGGCAACGTTCGCATTTACAAGCATATTTTCAGCCATCTCGTTCTGTAGTTCCAGGAAAACCCTTGACTGTACAAGTCTGCTTACGTTGATTTCAGTGTTAATACTGTCAAGGGTGGCAACTATGGATTCGGAGACTTCAACGGAGTACCATGGATTTCCAGAAGTAAATTCTATCTGCAGAAATCCTGAAGGAGTGATACTCGCAGAGAAATTTTCATCGAACTTCATTCTTGCCCAGTACAGCCCAATCTGCTCATCCTGATCGTATACGCTCCTGAGATCTGTAGAATCGATAAAAGAAGTTGACAAAATCACATGTTCCGCAAGGGATCTGCTTTTCAGTATTTCATCAAAAACATCCGACATCGTGGTCATAAGTGGTAAAGAGAATCCCATTCCTCCACTGAAATAACCGGCAAACTCGGAAGCCCCCATACCGGCAATCGACAGCGAAGGAATAGACTGTTCTTCGGGAGGCATTATCAATGTAGTTACGGTGTATTTCTTTTTCAGCATGAAAGTAATGATAACCGTAGGAATCATGATGATAAGAAGAGCCTTTACAAGAAACCATCTGTTCTTAAGCAGGAGAAATAGATACCAGAGGGGACGTTTTTCTTTACTCATATCAGTCCAGACTCTTCCATGCGATAATTATCGACGCAATACTTGTAAAGATCAGCAAAGGATCCTGCCAGCCCACAATAACTTTTCTGGGAACCGAGATAACGGATCCTGGTGGAATCGCTGAGACGTCTTCTGTGAGTTCTTCCCTTCCGTCTGCAAGCACAACTCTGGTTCCGGATCCGGATGCTTCTCGAAGGAAACCGCCTGCCTGAGAGATGTAGTAAAACGCTCCCATTCCCGCTATATGCGGATACACTCCAGGAGAATAAACGAACCCCGTTACTGCAACTACGGGTGGTATTCCGGGGCAAACCACAATATCTCCCGGAAGAAGCTCAGGATCAATTGATGGTATATCAAGAGGCGCTCTGATTCTTTCCTCTTCACCATTTGCGAGAACTCTCAGGATGTAACAGCTGTCCCTCGCAGCCCATGTTCTTGTCCCTCCAATTCTCTTTACGAAACAGCTTACGGTTTCGCCCGGAATGTATTCAATCATGCCTCTTGAACTTCCCGACCATACCGCCTGATCTGCTGCCCCGTGAAATTCTGTGGAAAAAGAACCGGATAGATTCACTGCTCCCTCTATTGAAATGAATTCCTCAGCCTGAGGCACGTGAACTCTGTCCCCCAATGAGAGCACAGGATTAGACTGCATACAACCGTTCAATAGAAACTCGGTAATATCAACTTCTGTAGTGTCACCATCCGAGCTGACTATCTGAATAGCGGTCCAGCTTCCTGCCGGCGCGATTCCTCCGGCTTTGTTCAACAGATCTGTCAATCTGCTTGCTCCATTGACATTGTACATGCCCTGGGAAACCACCTGGCCTGTAATGGGCACCCTGAACATCCTGATTGCCGCAAGCCCTCCCATTCCCCGGAGTCCGGGATATTTGGAGGTGAAGCCGGCTTCGATCAGATTTGCAGCCTCGTAGAGACTGAGCCCCGCAACGGGCCAGGCGCCGGCGGAGGGTATTACCGCATAACCATCGGGTGTAACCGTTATGTAAATAATGGATCCCGCTTCGCTTCCTGACAGTTCCGGCGGAATCCCGCCCTGTAAAGAGAACCAGAGAATATCACCCGGTCCAACCACATACTCGGCGGGGTCTATCTCCTCGATCATGGGCTGCGTTGGAAGAAACTCCTCTGATACACCATTGTAAATCATCATAAGAAGCAGAATAACCATTATACAACCTTTTCAGAAATTTTATCACTTTTCATCTGTTCGCATTGCGTAATACTGATGGCAAAACGATCTCTATTCTAGATTTTCCCTCAGCTAAAGCAGGCTCGATACCATCAAAGCCTTGATGGTATGCTTTCTGTTCTCGGCTTCGTCCCATACCACCGATGAAGGGCCTTCTATAACATCAGCGGTAACTTCGTTCCCCCTTACGGCGGGAAGGCAGTGCATAAAGATAACTTCGGGATTGTCTGCCATTTCCATTAATTCTCTGTTTACTCTATACGGGGCAAGAAGCGCTACTCTTTCCTTCGACTTATCCTCTTCACCCATGGATATCCATACATCAGTGTACACAACATCAGCTCCCGGTACCGCTTCTTCCGGAGAGGATGTTATTGTAATAGTCGAACCGGAATCATAAGCAATTTGCTTAACCGTATCAACAAGCTCTGACTCGGGGTAAAGTGAATCCGGCGCAAGGATTGTACAATTAATTCCCATTGTAGCGCAGCCCACCATAAGGCTGTTTGCCATATTGTTCCTGCCGTCACCGGTAAATACGAAATTCAATCCTGCCAGATGTCCGAAGTTCTCTTCCATGGTCATCAGATCGGCAAGAACCTGTGTGGGGTGGAACATGTCCGTAAGACCGTTGTAAACGGGAACTCCGGAAAACTCCGCGAGAGTTTCCACGGTCTTCTGACTGAATCCTCTGAACATGATCGCGTCGAACATTCTCCCGAGAACCCTGGCCGTATCCTCTATACTTTCTTTCGCTCCAAGCTGAATGTCGGATTCTGAAAGAAATACCGGATGACCTCCCTCTTCCCCGAATGCCGTTTCAAAAGCACACCGCGTTCTTGTTGACCTCTTCTCGAAAAGCATGGCAAGTGTTTTCCCCGTGAACCTCTGGTTTATCTGAAAGGCGGTTCTTTCAGCCTTGAGCAGGTGAGATACGTCAAGAAGGTACCTGATATCGTCCATTGAAAGATCCAGCAATGTAAGCAGACTCCGCCCCCTGAAATTCACAGCCATGAAGCACCTCTTTCGATAATTGTTTCAATACTATTGGAAATCAGACTATATTGGAGGGAATATACATCGAAATAGTGAACGAAAACAAAAGGGGCACGCAAAAAAGCATGCCCCCTGTTGACCATCTATTCTCTAAAATACGAAGTAAGCGCCTGCCAGAATATTTGTAGGCGCATATGTCTGCCACCCTGACCACTTGTAGTCGACGCTGACTGATTCTTCTACAACCGTTGTGGTAGCTTTTCCGTATCGGATTCCGTACTCTGTGAAGAACGCGAGGCGTTCCGCGCCTGGAATTGCGAAATCTATCCTCATGAGAGGATCGAGACTCCAGCAGGTTGTCTCGGGTCCGTCAACTCCGCCCACTTCGTATGAAGATTTTCCGTAAAGGAACTGGGCTCCGAAGCTGAAACTGGTGTTGGCAGGAGCTTCGATTACGTAGTACCCGCCGGCTCCGAACATCATTGAGGAACCATCATATTTCGAGGCTGCTACGGCGGGATCCAGTTCGAAAGAACTCTTCATGTATCCCAGGTATCCCTCAATACGAAAATCGGGGGAAGCCATGGCGCCGATACGGAGTAGATACATATCTTCTGTACTGACAGATCCACTTGAGCCTACGGATGTTGGAACAAATGTCTGCTTGAAACCGATTGAGAATCCGGCAAAGGCCGTGCCGGCAAAGGCAAGAACGCATATCAGTAGAAAGACCCTTCTCATTGCTCTCCTCCTCGTATTAAGGACAGCCTATTCCGTCCTTTCAATATATAACTTAGAATAAGTTTAACACTTTACAGCGCAACTGGCAAGGTCTGTCAATCAATACTGCTGAGCGGTCTGCCAGAGCAACCTCATTGCGAGATCACCTTTTTCCTCACAGCAGAGATCATCACTTAGAAGAATAAATCCGAGTTCTCTTCCATCCGGTAATACGGCTATCAGGACAAATGTTTTATGATTCGCCCCGGAATCGACCCACCCGTACAGATCGCAGCTTTCTTCAATGAACGATGCCTGTCCTTCGCCCATATCGGGATTTGCGATTATTTCAACGACTCCGGGTATATCCATTCCCGAATGAACGATCCGCAGCGCCCTGGCAACATTTTCCGCTGTGCTTGAAGGTATGGCTTCCGGAGAACCAACATTTCCAGTTTCGAATAAGTGCGTATCATCCATACCGGCTTCGGCAAGCCATAATGATACTGTTTCGATCTCCGGCAGCGTTCCTGACGCAAGGTTGTCTTCCAGCATCATATCTACCGCACATGCGAGATAAAATACTTCAGGAACACCAATTGGAAACACACCATTGCCGGACAGAATAACAGGATTCCCGGAAGAAAGATCAACAACCTCTGTGCTGAACCTTATTCCGGGTAATTCCTCCAGAACCGGAATAGAATCAATCACCAGAAAAGTGTCGTCTTCAGAATTCCCTTCCAGAAAACTTTCCAGGTTCCGGAAAAAAGACGGGACCGATGCTGAAACTGTCGTACTGAACAGTGTAAATATCACTGAACAAGCAATAACGGGTTTCACATTTTTAAAGGGCTTCAATTTCTCAGTTTTCATATTCACAACTGTTGATTATGTGCAACTGTGATTGTTCCTTCGCTGTAATCACTCTCATGATTGCTTCCTTCGTACACAAGTGCCCTGACATAGTATTCATCCTCGGGAAACAGAGAACAATCCCACAGGTAACCTGATGACTGGATGGAAAGAGAATCGGATATCTGAATGAGGCCTGTTTCCGGGTTCAGATCGGTATCCACGAACAGCAGTACTCCTGTATTCGAATAGTCCGGCGCGTCGAGCGTCCATTCTATGATATAGCTTTCGTCCGCCTGCACTCCCCCGGCAGGTGGATGAGTAACAGTTATCGAAAGATTTGGTCCCCACGGATTGCTGCAGGATACCAGTAAAAAGATGATACATGATAAAACAGTCGTTTTCATGCTTACCCTTTCTCAACGGGATAGAGCTTAACTTCATCTATCAGACTTAAGGATCAATCCGTTAGAGCCTCATAGATTATTCTGAACACACTGTCCACATCCTGAGGGTCTTCGATCCCTTCGGCCAGAACAACGATACCGAGGTCGGAATCCAATGGTCTGTCTACGATAATGAACAGATGTCGCCAATCCTCTGTATCGTCGATCCAACCGTAAATGTTATTCCACAGTCCCAGGGTCTCCCTGATGTGATCGGACAAAGGCGGATTTGTTCCAAGATTTGCTACATAAGGTTTTTCAAGGTTATCGTAGATGATCTTTAAAAATCCAAGTCCGTCAATTGCTGTGATATAGTTCGGATCAACCTGCGGGCAATCTGGGAAGAAGAGCTGTACACCATTTACAACAGTGCCCGAAAAATCTTTCTGTTCGATCCAATCATTAATCCTCTGCTTACCCATGACGTACAGCACCGCCTGGCAGGTACCGCGTCCTCCCTGCTGGGACCAGTGAAGTTTCTCCCAGAGCTGTTCGTTTCTTGCTATGAGAGAGTCCAGGGACAGTACTCCATTATTGGACATCTCTATACCATATGAAGTCATGGGAAGGAGAGGTGATTCAATCTGGAATTGTCGATTTCCGTCCACAGTCTCCGATTCCTCCGTGTTCAGTTCCATCACTCCGATTCCCCAGTGTCCATCGTACTGATTATTGATTTCCTCAAGAATATCGTCAAGATTTTCCGGCAGAGCCGCTGATAATGACTTTACCATTACTCCGGTTCCGCCGAACATGCAAACCAGCAAAATGAGTACCGGTGAACCAATAAATGAACGGTACATATTCCATCCTCCATATTGAAAAGAGGGGAGCATTAAGCTCCCCCCGTATTGTTCTTCGAAACCTCTTCTAGTTGCTTGTGAAGAGAGTAAGTCCATCTGTCTGGATCTCGTAGCTGAAGCTTACCATTGTGCCGTTTGCAGTGGCAGGATCTGGGGTAATAACTATATCGTACATCTTCACATAATGCCCGTTCTCCAGATAGAGGAAAACCCTTACATCACCGCCATAGAGACCGTAGTTATCGTACCATGTTCCGGTACCGTAGAGTTCACAGTAACCGGCGTTATCAGGCTCTGCCATGTAAGTGTAGTTTCCGTTGCCGAAGGGGGACAGTCTGCCCGAGTAAAGCCTTACTGTGTCGTCACCGAGAGTAGGTGCATCCTCATCGTAGGCGTAGATGTCCTGAACGAATGAAGCGCTGGAGGCCGAACCTGCCTGACCGGAACTTGTACCGAAGATGAAACCGCTGGGCTGCGTTTCAACGCTGTAGTTATCGTAGATGGTGTAGGTTGTTGAGACATCGGTAGGTAATGTATTTTCAATATTTGAGTTATCTGCCGAGTAGTTGTCTCCCTTGTACGCCTTCACTGCGTAGTATCCTGCAGAAGAGGCTGTGTGGGTATATGTGGTTGCTGTTACGCTTCCCTCTTCTGTCCAGCTGGCGGTTGTCGTAGCGCGGAAGTAGACCTTATAACCATCAACATCGTCAACCGCGTTCCAGGAAAGAACAACATCTCTTCCAGCGGAAGTTGTTCCTATCGTCAATCCCGTTACATTCGCAAGTGTTCCTGAAGGCCCGGCGGGATCGTCTCCCGCGCAGCCGGCCATAAGTACGATTCCAGCTACAAGGATCATAAGTCCAAGCTTTTTCATGGATTTCCTTTCTGTTAAGTTTGTATCAAATTCGTTCACTCCACACGGTAGCAAGATAAATCTGCAAACGCAACGTGTCAAATACCCCGATCGCTTGTCTGTTGCTCTTCTTCCGATGAGAGCTTTTCGTGTATCAGTTCAAGAGCATGTTCGGCCGCTGATCTTACATCAAGGCTACCGTCAAGAACAAGTTTTTCAAGGATTTCAACTCCTCCGGCATCGCATATCTTTCCAATCGAAACAGCAACCTCCCGCCTAATCCTGCTCGTGGAATCCTCCGCCAGCGGTACGATGACGGGCAGGGATTCCGGGTTTCCTATCATTCCCAGCGCCTTGATAATTCCTGTTGTCAGGCCTGTTCTCATGCTGTCTCCCGGACAGGCAAGTATCTGTTCAAGCGGAATTCTCGCCCTTTCGTCCTCGATTTTTCCAAGGAAGTAGACAAGGTTACCTCCGTTTCTTGCCGGGATGCTGTCAATTGTAACCAGCAAATCCAGCATAAGTTCCAGGGAGATGTCGATATTTTCCTTGAATGTTTTTTCAATGGCCCGGCTTTCGAGCCCGCTCAGTGTTCCCATATGATTATCTATCAGATATCTTACAGCTTCCTCTCCACGCGAAGCTAGTTCTTCCCTGTGGGCGTTGACCCTGTCATTGTTCGGCCCCACTCCCCATTCCGACGCAATGGAAAACAGTGAATCAAGATCAAGTGATTCAGGTTCGCCGATGGGATCCTGTGGGTTCAGCCCTCCGGGTGTAACGTTGGGAAGGTCAATGCCAACTCCGTATTCCCTGCCAAGCCAGCGGGTTGAGTCGGAACCGTATCCTGAATAGTTATCACTGTCAGCCAGGTCGATAAATACTCCCGAGCCGGACGAACCTCTTGCCCAACGGGCTTCGCCCTGCCCTCCCCCCCGCGCGCAGTAAGTATCGTTCCCTTCGATATCGATGAAGATGGACGCTGAATTGGTCAGAGAGAGGGATTGTCCTCCATCGGAGCAGTACCAGTCGTTCCCTCCGCCATCAAGAAGAAACCCGGTTGAAAGATCGTGAGCGCTTCCCTGGGCAGGTCCGTTTCGCGAGAAATAGCTGTCGTCTCCATCTCCGTCCCACAGACACCCGGAGGCAAGATGGATTCCGGATCCCTGGCTGTACTGGGCCGCCTGGTACGTATCCTGACCGGATTCATCGTAGAGCATTCCAAGGCTGTAGAAGTAGGAGCATCCCTGCCCGAACACTTCTACCCTGTACGTATCGTTGCCTTCTCCGTAATCAACCATAAGCCCTATCCCTCCCGCTATCAGGGGCCTCAACCCCATTCCAAAGCCCTGCGACATAGCCTGATTGTCATCGGGAAGCAGGGGTTCATGGGAGTATCTGAACCCCGCCAGCGAACAGTCATTGCCTTCCATATCAACCAGTATTCCCATACCGGAGGGGCCTCCGAAACCCTGGCCGAACATATCAACCTGTCTAAAATCATCTCCGGCGCCATCGAAAATAATCCCTTTGCCCAGGCAGCCCGCTCCCTGACTGAAGGTGCCTCCCCTGTAAAAGTCATCTCCCTGAAGATCAATAAGGAATCCGAATCCCATCAATCCCGCTCCCTGTGAAAAATCCTCTGCCCTGTAGATGTCATTACCAGCAAGGTCAATCACACCCCCCAGCCCCATGAGCCCACACCCCTGGCTTACTGGAGTGGAGCTCGAATAGGTATCGTCTCCATTCAGATCTATTACCATGGATACTCTTTTTCCGGCAGGACCCACTGCTCCCCCTATGCCTTCTCCGTACAAATCGTTTCCGCCGGTATCTATTATCAGCTCAAAGGGGCAATCCTCGGTGTAAATATTATCCCCTTCT
This window contains:
- a CDS encoding SLBB domain-containing protein, with product MVILLLMMIYNGVSEEFLPTQPMIEEIDPAEYVVGPGDILWFSLQGGIPPELSGSEAGSIIYITVTPDGYAVIPSAGAWPVAGLSLYEAANLIEAGFTSKYPGLRGMGGLAAIRMFRVPITGQVVSQGMYNVNGASRLTDLLNKAGGIAPAGSWTAIQIVSSDGDTTEVDITEFLLNGCMQSNPVLSLGDRVHVPQAEEFISIEGAVNLSGSFSTEFHGAADQAVWSGSSRGMIEYIPGETVSCFVKRIGGTRTWAARDSCYILRVLANGEEERIRAPLDIPSIDPELLPGDIVVCPGIPPVVAVTGFVYSPGVYPHIAGMGAFYYISQAGGFLREASGSGTRVVLADGREELTEDVSAIPPGSVISVPRKVIVGWQDPLLIFTSIASIIIAWKSLD
- the eno gene encoding phosphopyruvate hydratase; the encoded protein is MSDIIDVHARQILDSRGNPTVEAEVFLLGGGWGRAAVPSGASTGEHEAVELRDAGDSFGGKSVLKAVENIEKIIAPEIYGLSALDQALIDETMIRLDGTPNKNRLGANATLAVSMAVSRAAASHVGLPLYRYLGGPGARHLPVPFMNILNGGKHASNPIDLQEFMIVPAGFSTFSRALQAGTEVFHALKSRASSMGLSTAVGDEGGLAPDLPSNSAALELIVESIADAGYNAGENIFIALDPAASEFYRDARYFMHGCDPEGLTSDQMVEYWAELISEFPIVSIEDGLAEDDWEGWARMTSLLGNRILIIGDDLLVTNEHRLARAIRAESANSILIKLNQIGTVTETMNTVNLAHMNGWKAVVSHRSGETEDTYISDFTVAMNTDLLKTGSASRTDRVAKYNQLLRIEEELGSQAIFRGPQIFENSNRD
- a CDS encoding HEAT repeat domain-containing protein; translation: MTVILLIFSAVTFSGMQPGEPWPPQADSAMVMALDTLNLSREQLDFDRHWATGVHLADSTVIRAIQHVEAIPVILEEQLNTLIDYSLLESDETGRKGLTVILGLLQEADSAILAEMDSLGQEAMDSLMAVIPAVWLNENDPLDWDSTVESWNMESFPDEEIEMDTLAALFEKCDFEVEISLEELVIAAKGLQNVQWPEELSVTLPGVYGTTASFCFEGPVRWVVGGEGDNIYTEDCPFELIIDTGGNDLYGEGIGGAVGPAGKRVSMVIDLNGDDTYSSSTPVSQGCGLMGLGGVIDLAGNDIYRAEDFSQGAGLMGFGFLIDLQGDDFYRGGTFSQGAGCLGKGIIFDGAGDDFRQVDMFGQGFGGPSGMGILVDMEGNDCSLAGFRYSHEPLLPDDNQAMSQGFGMGLRPLIAGGIGLMVDYGEGNDTYRVEVFGQGCSYFYSLGMLYDESGQDTYQAAQYSQGSGIHLASGCLWDGDGDDSYFSRNGPAQGSAHDLSTGFLLDGGGNDWYCSDGGQSLSLTNSASIFIDIEGNDTYCARGGGQGEARWARGSSGSGVFIDLADSDNYSGYGSDSTRWLGREYGVGIDLPNVTPGGLNPQDPIGEPESLDLDSLFSIASEWGVGPNNDRVNAHREELASRGEEAVRYLIDNHMGTLSGLESRAIEKTFKENIDISLELMLDLLVTIDSIPARNGGNLVYFLGKIEDERARIPLEQILACPGDSMRTGLTTGIIKALGMIGNPESLPVIVPLAEDSTSRIRREVAVSIGKICDAGGVEILEKLVLDGSLDVRSAAEHALELIHEKLSSEEEQQTSDRGI
- a CDS encoding septum formation initiator family protein, with the translated sequence MNRRDSGSWRLFYVILVSVLVIVVAILVFNRHGFIALAGLKGDVDRISRSIDSLRAEIDSLESEIEQLMSDSLYLERMVREILGWGREGERIIRFSIPDSTEVPF
- the argF gene encoding ornithine carbamoyltransferase, which translates into the protein MAVNFRGRSLLTLLDLSMDDIRYLLDVSHLLKAERTAFQINQRFTGKTLAMLFEKRSTRTRCAFETAFGEEGGHPVFLSESDIQLGAKESIEDTARVLGRMFDAIMFRGFSQKTVETLAEFSGVPVYNGLTDMFHPTQVLADLMTMEENFGHLAGLNFVFTGDGRNNMANSLMVGCATMGINCTILAPDSLYPESELVDTVKQIAYDSGSTITITSSPEEAVPGADVVYTDVWISMGEEDKSKERVALLAPYRVNRELMEMADNPEVIFMHCLPAVRGNEVTADVIEGPSSVVWDEAENRKHTIKALMVSSLL
- the rsgA gene encoding ribosome small subunit-dependent GTPase A; amino-acid sequence: MLHPRLNGSSFLNSRKFPCRISSVGRRGVTIIDENGLETSARVAGRVYHQTQPVAGDNAVAVTTDDIPVVERILPRSGILQRTSPMGASTQIIAANVEMVLVIMSIKMPDFSDGFLNRALVAASWRELRATVVLNKMDLCGRRDERLENRILSTYGREGAGYPVFMVSCKTGLGTDELLEHIRGLTVVMTGPSGAGKSSLAKHFNPTLNVKIGSLNPKTRKGRHTTVAAMFIPLEKNTGLIDTPGLRMFSIDHLPRQELQFCFPEFADCIGNCRFRDCLHLSEPGCAVKSKVEDGSISKMRYRMYTEFMNE